One segment of Rhipicephalus sanguineus isolate Rsan-2018 chromosome 6, BIME_Rsan_1.4, whole genome shotgun sequence DNA contains the following:
- the LOC119395534 gene encoding uncharacterized protein LOC119395534 has translation MYLVGMFTVVTTRFDQNSGIFIGFLEFLWGAGNMAGSYIGGYLIDAWNYPLPFFVVGVIAVAALPIIAKLRQQLENNSESKEPDLTEAEASINYLWLIADPIFFADMVTLTMVWIILGFNEPTLEPSLTKLYIAAIHHSRLATLVGCERGGGTQ, from the exons ATGTACCTTGTCGGCATGTTCACAGTCGTCACTACGAGATTTGACCAGAACAGCGGCATCTTCATA GGTTTCTTGGAGTTCCTATGGGGCGCAGGAAACATGGCAGGAAGCTACATAGGAGGATACTTAATAGAC GCCTGGAATTATCCCCTCCCGTTCTTCGTCGTCGGTGTCATTGCTGTGGCAGCCTTACCCATCATTGCAAAGTTGCGACAACAGCTTGAGAACAATTCCG AGAGCAAAGAACCAGATCTGACCGAAGCGGAAGCGAGCATAAATTATTTGTGGCTCATTGCCGATCCCATTTTTTTCGCCGATATGGTGACGCTCACTATGGTGTGGATTATCCTCGGATTCAACGAACCAACATTAGAGCCGAGTCTCACCAAG TTGTATATAGCTGCTATCCACCACTCTCGGCTGGCAACCCTGGTCGGCTGCGAGCGCGGTGGTGGAACGCAATAA